GTCGGCACCCCCGAGGACTTCCGGGGGGTAGACGTGCGGGGCCGGGTCGCGGTCGTGGCGCGCGGCCAGATTCCCTTTGTCCAGAAGGCGCGCAACGCGCTGGCGGCGGGGGCGGCCGGGCTGATCGTGGTGAACAACGTGGCGGGCGCGTTGCGCGGCACCCTGGGGGACCGGGTGGGGCTGCCTGTATTGGGCGTCACGCCGGAGGTCGGGGCGGCCCTGCGGGGGGGGCAGGCGGTCACCCTGCGCGTGCGGGTGCGCGAGGGCGAGGTGCGCGGGGTGAACGTGGTCGCGTCGCGGGCGGGGGTGGGCGCGCCCACCCTGCTGTTCGGCGGCCACCTGGACTCGGTGCCGGGCGCGCCCGGGGCGAACGACAACCTCTCCGGCTCGCTCGCGGTGCTGGAAATCGCCCGCCGGGCGGCGAATACACCCCTGGCCGCGCGCAGCCTCTTCGTGCTGTTCGACGGGGAGGAGGACGGCCTGCGCGGCTCGGCCGCCTTCGTGAAGGAGAACCCGGCGCTCGTGCGGGGCCTGAGGGCCATGTTCAACTTCGACATGGTGGGCGTGAACGTGAGGCCCCTGGCGGTGAGCGGGGACCCGGAGCTGGTGAGCCTGGCCCGGCAGTCCACGCGGGGGCTGGAGACGTTCCCGCCCAGCAGCGACAGCGACCACGCCTCCTTCGCGGCGGCGGGCGTGCCCGTCCTGTTCTTCCACCGCGGCCTGGACCCGAACTACCACCAGCCGGGCGACCGGGTGGCGGACCCCGCCCTGATCCGGGACACGGTGGACGCGGCGCTGCGGACGGTGGACACGCTGCTGGCCGCCCCCGCCGCGAGCCGGTAGGGAGGAACGGGCGGCTCGGGATGTTCCCCGCTGCCGCCCGCTTCACCCGCTCAGCTCGCCGCGTCCTTCACGAAGAGCACGCCGTCCGTGAGGGGCAGGTCCGGCCCTTGCAGGGGGAAATATCCGGCCTGGGGAGGAATATCTGCCCTGGAGGTCAGCTCTCGCGGGAGAGCGGCGGTCAGTTCTCCGGCGCTGAACAGGGCGGCCGGGTGGGCCGGGTTCATCAGCGCGCCCTCCAGGGTGTCCGGGGCCGGGTCCCCGATGCCTCTCTCCGGCGCGGTGTCCAGGTGGCTGGCGATGAAGGCGTAGTGCGGGCCGAACCGGAGGCTGGCGTGCGCCCCGGCGCCCCACCACTCGATCCTCATGCCGCCCAACTGCATCGTGGCCGTGTTGCGTTGCAGGTGGCTGTTGTGGGCAAACACCAGCGTCGGCCCGCGCTCCCCCTCGCGCCGGGCAATGGCGCCCAGGTTGTCGGCCATCAGCAGGTCACGCAGGGCCGCCGCCCGCGCCATCCGGGTCGGCCTGGGGTCGGCCAGCAGCGCGTGGTACTGGAGCAGGCCCATAGCCGTGCGGGCGTGCAACTCTGCCTCCCAGAATGCCGGCTGTGCGGCCAGCCCCGGCGCCCCGGTTCGCAGCCGTGTGGAGAGGTCGTCGGCCAGCAGGCGGAGGTGCCGCGCGTCTCCCCCGTTGCCGATGGACTGGGCCGCGTCCATGACGGCAGCCGGATTGGTCCAGCGGGCCTCATCACCGCAGAGGTTTTCGATGGTGGTGGTGTTCGCCGGGACATCGTCCAGGTGCCGACTCAGGAATTCGTGCAGGGCGAGCAGGCTGGCACGGGGACTGGGGGCCCACCATTCCAGGGGCGCGTCGAAGCCGTAGAAGTGCAGGTGGTCCCCGGGGCCTCGGCCCGCGTTGAAGGCCCGCATCCATTCGACCAGTGCCCGATTGCCCGCATAGGCTCCAAACCCGTGGCTGAAGCCCGTCTGCATCACCTCCTCCAGCGTTCCCTGACCTGACGTGACATAGGCATTCACCTGCAGGCCAGCGATGATGTCACTTTCCAGGGCCACCGAGCGAAAGCCGTGGTCCTGGACCAGCGTTTGGAAGATGCGGTTGCGCCAGGCTGGAAAGACCTCCAGGCCGTGCGTCGGTTCCCCGAGGCCCAGCAGGCGAGGCCGGGCGGGCAGGGTGCCCAGAAAAGACGAGAGGGCGGTCTGCGGATCGGCCATGTCCCAGCCGACCCCGGGTGGGTTCCGGTGTTGCATGTCGTACTCCTTCGCCACAGGGCGCGCCCGCTCTGGCTCCCCCAGCATTCCTGTGGAAGATGTGAGGAGGCTTACGGGAGAGCCTTTATCTCACCTTCACAGGAGATGTGGGGGAACTCCGGTGCCTGGGGGGACGGCCGCCTCAAGCCCCGTCGCGCCGCCGCGTTTTGCCCGGGGCCCGGTGGACGTGCAGGATCTGGGCGAGGCCGAAGACCCACGCCACGGAGAAGAGCGCGCCGCCGGTCACGTCGGTGGGGTAATGGACGCCGATATAGACGCGGGACCACATCATGGCGAGGACGTACAGGGTGCCCAGGATCAGGGCGGGCCACCGCCAGCGCGTGGGCCACAGCAGCGCGGCGATGGCGGTCGCCAGGGCGGAGGCGAACATGGCGTGCCCGCTGGGAAAGGAGAAGTCCGGCTCGGGCAGAACGGGGGTCCAGAAGGCGGGCCGCGGGCGGTCGAAGAGGTTTTTGAGCAGCACGTTGATGATCGCCACGCCCCCCAGGCTCAGCGCCACGAAATAGGCCCAGCGCCGCCGAACCCGGTACGGCGCCGCGACGAGGAGCAGCCCCACGGGGGCCATCCCCTTCGCGCTGCCGAGCAGCGAAAAGGCCACGGCGACGTGATTGAGGAGCGCCGAGCTGTGGGCGTGGATGGCGAGCATCAGCGGCTTCTCGAACCCGAAGGGCTCTTTCTCGAACACCTCCTGGGCGATCTTGACAAAGCCCAGCAGCGGCAGCAGCAGCCCGAAGAACAGGATAGCCAGGGCGTGCCCGTGCCGCCGGAGAAAGTCCGCGAGGTGCCGGATGGGGGAGGCGGATGTCATGCTGGCGTCAAGCTACGCCCTGCCCGCCCCCGGAAAAGGAGGCCGGTCTTGGGACGGCCCATATGGAAGAGCGGCACGATCTGCTCAAAAGAGCAGGGGTTCAAGCGGGCCGCGGTGGAGCAGACCTTTCGATCTTATCTCACCCCGAGGGGCAGCCTTGGCCCTCAATTCAACGGTTGCTGCTGGAGTTGCTGGGCCAACCGCTCCAGCAGGGGCGGAACGTGTCCCACCTCCCGGGCGAAGAAGGCCTGGCTCTCCCAGCAGGTCGTTCGCGCCGCGCTGATGCCACAGACCTGGGCAGTGGCGCGGATCAGGAAGTCGTGTAGGCCCTCGTCGAGGGGATCGACCTCAATGAGCCGCTCGGCGAGCTTGAGGCACTTGGCGTAGTCCCCCTCGTTGTACCAGGTGTCCATCGTCTCCAGGCCCACCCGGACGATCCAGCGACTCATGCGCTCACGCTCCGCTTCCACCCATTCGCTCTCCGAGCCCCGCAGGAAATCCTTGACATTGAACTTAGTTGTCAGCATGACATCTGGGCTGGTGCTCAGCAAGGCGTCCCGCACCTCCTGGAGGTCCCACGTCAGGTGTACCCCCTCGCAATGCACCCGGTAGACCTGGGCGCCCGGGTCGTAGGGCACGGAGAGCCCGGGCACCAGACGCTTGAGTTCCAGGCGGACCTGGTGGATGTAATTCTTCGCCCGCGCTGGGGGAACACCATCGAAAACCTCAGTCTGCAAGGTCACCAGTGGACTCGCCCCATGACGGAGCAGATAAGCAAGGACCTCGACCGACTTCCGCATCTGGAGCCGTGCCCGCTGCCCATTGACGAGAATCGCCGGGCTATCCAGGGTCACCAGGTCTACGTGGGCCACTGGGGGCGTCTGCTGCGAAGGCGCGCACAGCACCCGCTCGTACTCGTGTTCTCCGAGGGCGTCGAGGCGCTGGCGCGTCTGTTTCAAGCCGTGCAACTCGGGTGCGAGGTGCTGTTGACCTCCCAGCATGACGTGAGCGTCAGCCGCTCCCCGCAGTGCCTCCCGCGCGGCTTCTAGAGGACCGAGACGGTCGTAAGCCTCGGCCAGATGCAGCAGGACCCACACCACCTCCCGGGTACACCCCGCAGCCTGAAACGCCTCTCTCGCGGCCTCCAACCGTTCGAGGCCCCGGGCGTCGCCCTCGCAAACCATCGCCGTTCCCTCGCGCCAGTCCAGGTAGGCCTGCGCCCGTGGCGTCTTCACCAGAGCCCTGGCCCTCCTCAGGCTGACCCGTTCTAATGTCCGGTCTCCGGCGGCCGTGGCAAGGGCCACCAGCCCCAATTGGGCGTAGAACTCAGTCTCGGGCTGCTGCTGTTCGCGGGCCAGGCGAATGGCTTCCCCAAATGCCTCGCGCGCCTGCTCTCCGCAGCCTGTCGCTCGGTACCACGTTCCCCAGCCATAGGGAAGGAGCGGGGCGGCCAGCGGGCAGTCGGCGATGTGTTGTTGTGCTCTGGTCAGGTGTTGCTGAGCGTTCTCGAACTTCCCGAGGTAGGTCGCACTAGCCGCCCGCGCCAGTTGAACGTAGACGCGGCGGGCAGGGTCGGCCTGGTCCTCGGCGAACCGGAGGTAGGCC
Above is a genomic segment from Deinococcus aerius containing:
- a CDS encoding erythromycin esterase family protein, whose translation is MQHRNPPGVGWDMADPQTALSSFLGTLPARPRLLGLGEPTHGLEVFPAWRNRIFQTLVQDHGFRSVALESDIIAGLQVNAYVTSGQGTLEEVMQTGFSHGFGAYAGNRALVEWMRAFNAGRGPGDHLHFYGFDAPLEWWAPSPRASLLALHEFLSRHLDDVPANTTTIENLCGDEARWTNPAAVMDAAQSIGNGGDARHLRLLADDLSTRLRTGAPGLAAQPAFWEAELHARTAMGLLQYHALLADPRPTRMARAAALRDLLMADNLGAIARREGERGPTLVFAHNSHLQRNTATMQLGGMRIEWWGAGAHASLRFGPHYAFIASHLDTAPERGIGDPAPDTLEGALMNPAHPAALFSAGELTAALPRELTSRADIPPQAGYFPLQGPDLPLTDGVLFVKDAAS
- a CDS encoding BTAD domain-containing putative transcriptional regulator — encoded protein: MAQGDQTAHIDLAGCLRFEGEFEAARQHLAGLNIAQLSSRDAALALREAAILEQQCGEVSRAATLLDEAWSHAVGAPPLTQAAVAHSIGLVAAHQGNDVKAEAYLRFAEDQADPARRVYVQLARAASATYLGKFENAQQHLTRAQQHIADCPLAAPLLPYGWGTWYRATGCGEQAREAFGEAIRLAREQQQPETEFYAQLGLVALATAAGDRTLERVSLRRARALVKTPRAQAYLDWREGTAMVCEGDARGLERLEAAREAFQAAGCTREVVWVLLHLAEAYDRLGPLEAAREALRGAADAHVMLGGQQHLAPELHGLKQTRQRLDALGEHEYERVLCAPSQQTPPVAHVDLVTLDSPAILVNGQRARLQMRKSVEVLAYLLRHGASPLVTLQTEVFDGVPPARAKNYIHQVRLELKRLVPGLSVPYDPGAQVYRVHCEGVHLTWDLQEVRDALLSTSPDVMLTTKFNVKDFLRGSESEWVEAERERMSRWIVRVGLETMDTWYNEGDYAKCLKLAERLIEVDPLDEGLHDFLIRATAQVCGISAARTTCWESQAFFAREVGHVPPLLERLAQQLQQQPLN
- a CDS encoding M28 family metallopeptidase, encoding MPQLPLRAVLGALVLMSTALASVENDLGAVLKFGPRVAGSPANEQARTYLEGQLRALGYQTRRESFSYPRFDDLGSGVRVGDQALAGLALQGTVGGEVTAPAVRVPGVGTPEDFRGVDVRGRVAVVARGQIPFVQKARNALAAGAAGLIVVNNVAGALRGTLGDRVGLPVLGVTPEVGAALRGGQAVTLRVRVREGEVRGVNVVASRAGVGAPTLLFGGHLDSVPGAPGANDNLSGSLAVLEIARRAANTPLAARSLFVLFDGEEDGLRGSAAFVKENPALVRGLRAMFNFDMVGVNVRPLAVSGDPELVSLARQSTRGLETFPPSSDSDHASFAAAGVPVLFFHRGLDPNYHQPGDRVADPALIRDTVDAALRTVDTLLAAPAASR
- a CDS encoding phosphatase PAP2 family protein, producing MTSASPIRHLADFLRRHGHALAILFFGLLLPLLGFVKIAQEVFEKEPFGFEKPLMLAIHAHSSALLNHVAVAFSLLGSAKGMAPVGLLLVAAPYRVRRRWAYFVALSLGGVAIINVLLKNLFDRPRPAFWTPVLPEPDFSFPSGHAMFASALATAIAALLWPTRWRWPALILGTLYVLAMMWSRVYIGVHYPTDVTGGALFSVAWVFGLAQILHVHRAPGKTRRRDGA